A genomic window from Lotus japonicus ecotype B-129 chromosome 1, LjGifu_v1.2 includes:
- the LOC130730925 gene encoding chloroplast stem-loop binding protein of 41 kDa b, chloroplastic has protein sequence MARLVVPQQNQLSFSPLASSLSDFSGTRLQTQIQFRRKAWQPKGFHVSASSTKKILIMGGTRFIGVFLSRLLVKEGHQVTLFTRGKAPITQQLPGESDSDFSDFSSKIKHLKGDRKDYDFVKSSLSAEGFDVVYDINGREAEEVEPIIEALPNLEQFIYCSSAGVYLKSDLLPHAEVDAVDPKSRHKGKLETESLLQSKDVNWTSIRPVYIYGPLNYNPVEEWFFHRLKAGRPIPIPGSGIQITQLGHVKDLATVFVQVLGNDKASKQVFNIAGDKYVTFDGLARACAKAGGFPEPEIIHYNPKDFDFGKKKPFPFRDQHFFASVDKAKSVLGWEPEFGLVEGLADSYNLDFGRGTFRKEADFSTDDIILGKSLVSV, from the exons ATGGCAAGACTGGTGGTACCCCAACAGAACCAACTTTCTTTCTCTCCTTTAGCTTCCTCTCTTTCTGATTTCAGCGGAACCAGACTTCAAACTCAAATACAG TTCAGAAGAAAAGCATGGCAGCCAAAGGGCTTTCACGTCTCAGCATCAAGCACCAAGAAAATCCTCATAATGGGAGGCACCAGGTTTATTGGTGTGTTTTTGTCTAGGCTCCTTGTCAAAGAGGGTCACCAG GTGACTTTATTTACAAGAGGAAAAGCACCAATCACTCAACAATTGCCAGGTGAATCAGACAGTGACTTCTCTGACTTTTCCTCCAAG ATCAAGCATTTGAAAGGAGACAGGAAGGACTATGATTTTGTAAAATCCAGTCTCTCAGCAGAAGGatttgatgttgtttatgacaTAAATG GACGAGAggcagaggaagttgagcccaTAATAGAAGCTTTGCCTAATCTGGAACA GTTCATTTACTGCTCTTCTGCTGGTGTTTATCTCAAATCTGATTTACTACCTCATGCTGAG GTTGATGCAGTTGATCCTAAGAGCAGGCATAAGGGAAAGCTTGAGACAGAGAGCTTGCTGCAATCAAAGGATGTTAATTGGACTTCTATAAGGCCAGTCTACATCTATGGACCCTTGAACTACAACCCTGTTGAAGAGTGGTTCTTCCACAGATTGAAAGCCGGTCGCCCAATCCCCATTCCGGGCTCAGGAATACAGATAACACAACTCGGTCATGTCAAG GATTTGGCAACAGTATTTGTTCAGGTTCTTGGTAATGATAAGGCCAGCAAACAAGTATTCAACATCGCAGGAGATAAGTATGTGACATTTGATGGATTAGCAAGAGCATGTGCTAAG GCTGGTGGGTTTCCAGAGCCAGAGATCATTCACTACAACCCTAAAGATTTTGATTTTGGGAAAAAGAAGCCATTTCCATTCCGTGACCAG CATTTCTTTGCATCAGTTGACAAGGCAAAGAGCGTGCTTGGATGGGAACCTGAATTTGGGCTTGTAGAAGGTCTTGCAGACTCATATAACCTGGACTTTGGTAGAGGAACTTTCAGGAAAGAGGCTGACTTTTCAACAGATGATATAATTCTGGGCAAGAGTCTTGTTAGCGTGTGA